One Streptomyces coeruleorubidus DNA segment encodes these proteins:
- a CDS encoding DegT/DnrJ/EryC1/StrS family aminotransferase: MSTYVWQYLNEYREERADILDAVETVFESGQLILGTGVRSFEEEFAAYHGLPYCTGVDNGTNALVLGLRALGIGPGDEVVTVSNTAAPTVVAIDAVGATPVFVDVHEENYLMDTGRLRSVIGPRTRCLLPVHLYGQSVDMTPVLELAAEHDLKVLEDCAQAHGARRHGRLVGTQGHAAAFSFYPTKVLGAYGDGGAVVTPDAEVDRRLRRLRYYGMEERYYVVDTPGHNSRLDEVQAEILRRKLRRLDAYVEGRRAVARRYEEGLGDLDGLVLPTTAEGNDHVYYVYVVRHPERDRILEALTAYDIHLNISYPWPVHTMSGFAHLGYGPGDLPVTERLAGEIFSLPMYPSLRPDAQEKVIDAVREVVGSL, translated from the coding sequence ACGCGCCGACATTCTCGATGCGGTGGAAACCGTATTCGAGTCCGGCCAGCTAATTCTCGGGACCGGCGTCCGCTCTTTCGAGGAGGAGTTCGCCGCCTATCACGGACTGCCGTACTGCACCGGCGTCGACAACGGCACCAACGCGCTGGTCCTCGGCCTGCGGGCGCTCGGCATCGGCCCGGGGGACGAGGTCGTGACGGTCTCCAACACCGCGGCGCCCACCGTGGTGGCCATCGACGCCGTGGGCGCCACCCCCGTCTTCGTCGACGTGCACGAGGAGAACTACCTCATGGACACCGGCCGGCTCCGGTCGGTGATCGGCCCGCGCACCCGGTGCCTGCTGCCCGTCCACCTCTACGGACAGAGCGTGGACATGACCCCCGTGCTCGAACTCGCCGCCGAGCACGACCTGAAGGTGCTGGAGGACTGCGCCCAGGCCCACGGTGCCCGCCGTCACGGACGGCTGGTCGGCACCCAGGGGCATGCGGCGGCCTTCTCCTTCTACCCGACCAAGGTCCTCGGTGCCTACGGTGACGGCGGCGCCGTCGTCACGCCGGACGCGGAAGTCGACCGGCGGCTGCGGCGGTTGCGCTACTACGGCATGGAGGAGCGCTACTACGTCGTGGACACCCCCGGGCACAACAGCAGGCTCGACGAGGTGCAGGCCGAGATCCTGCGCCGGAAACTGCGTCGCCTCGACGCCTATGTCGAGGGCCGCCGGGCCGTCGCCCGCCGCTACGAGGAGGGACTCGGTGACCTCGACGGCCTGGTGCTGCCCACGACCGCCGAGGGCAACGACCACGTCTACTACGTGTACGTGGTGCGTCACCCCGAACGCGACCGCATCCTGGAGGCGCTCACCGCCTACGACATCCATCTCAACATCAGCTACCCCTGGCCCGTCCACACCATGAGCGGATTCGCCCACCTCGGCTACGGCCCCGGCGACCTGCCGGTGACCGAACGGCTGGCCGGCGAGATCTTCTCCCTGCCGATGTACCCCTCGCTGCGTCCCGACGCGCAGGAGAAGGTGATCGACGCGGTGCGGGAGGTCGTCGGAAGCCTGTGA
- a CDS encoding NAD-dependent epimerase/dehydratase family protein produces the protein MRVVVLGATGSVGRQVCAAYQAHGWDVHGVARRPAPHLSGCGFTELDLAAAAPGRIATVLGDPPADVVVNAAGGWGDTEEEMTYSHLRLVRRLVEALALLPFRPRLVHLGSVHEYGPVPAGTLLHEDLLPEPVTPYARVKLETSSAVLTAARAGVLDAVVLRAANMSGPHPPQESFLAALMARITTALAHGGRLELSVADARRDFVDVRDVAQAVVRAGRAPAVGGLVVNIGRGDAVPIGDLVGWLLEAAAFPEDRVDRRAAPVRSKGGDWTRLDIGRARRLLSWAPRIGLRDSVHSMWRTAHGAPA, from the coding sequence ATGCGGGTCGTGGTTCTGGGGGCGACGGGCAGCGTCGGCCGGCAGGTGTGTGCGGCGTACCAGGCGCACGGGTGGGACGTGCACGGGGTGGCCCGCCGCCCGGCGCCGCATCTGAGCGGGTGCGGGTTCACGGAGCTGGACCTCGCGGCCGCCGCGCCCGGGCGGATCGCCACGGTGCTGGGTGATCCGCCGGCGGACGTCGTAGTCAACGCGGCGGGCGGCTGGGGCGACACCGAGGAGGAGATGACGTACTCGCATCTGCGACTGGTGCGACGCCTGGTGGAGGCGCTCGCGCTGCTCCCGTTCCGGCCCCGGCTGGTCCATCTGGGGTCGGTGCACGAGTACGGTCCCGTACCGGCCGGCACGCTGCTGCACGAGGACCTGCTGCCGGAGCCGGTCACGCCGTACGCGCGCGTCAAACTGGAGACCTCGTCGGCCGTCCTGACCGCAGCGCGGGCCGGTGTCCTGGACGCGGTGGTGCTGCGCGCGGCGAACATGTCGGGCCCGCACCCGCCGCAGGAGAGTTTCCTGGCCGCCCTGATGGCGCGTATCACCACGGCCCTCGCGCACGGTGGGCGGCTGGAGTTGAGCGTCGCGGACGCCCGGCGGGACTTCGTCGACGTGCGGGACGTCGCACAGGCGGTGGTGCGGGCCGGGCGGGCTCCGGCGGTCGGCGGGCTGGTCGTCAACATCGGGCGCGGGGACGCCGTGCCGATCGGTGATCTGGTCGGCTGGCTGCTGGAGGCCGCCGCCTTCCCGGAGGACCGGGTCGACCGCCGGGCCGCGCCGGTGCGGAGCAAGGGCGGCGACTGGACCCGGCTGGACATCGGGCGGGCCCGGCGGTTGCTGTCCTGGGCGCCGCGCATCGGCCTGCGGGACTCCGTCCACAGCATGTGGCGGACCGCGCACGGCGCCCCGGCCTAG
- the dnmU gene encoding dTDP-4-dehydrorhamnose 3,5-epimerase DnmU: MKARELAVRGAYTFEPEVFPDERGLFVSPFREDAFTAAVGHPLFPVRQTNHSRSRRGVVRGVHYTVTPPGSAKYVYCARGRSLDIVVDVRVGSPTYGRWDAVELEPREFRAVYFPVGVGHAFVALEDDTVMSYMLSGEYVQANELAVSVLDPALGLPVPGDLEPVLSGRDRAAPPLEQARAAGTLPEYAACRAVESELWPPAGSRGDG; the protein is encoded by the coding sequence ATGAAGGCGCGGGAACTGGCGGTGCGGGGGGCGTACACGTTCGAGCCGGAGGTGTTTCCGGACGAGCGGGGGCTGTTCGTCTCACCGTTCCGGGAGGATGCGTTCACGGCCGCGGTCGGCCACCCGCTCTTCCCGGTGCGGCAGACCAATCACAGCCGGTCGCGGCGTGGGGTGGTGCGGGGCGTGCACTACACCGTGACGCCGCCGGGCTCGGCCAAGTACGTGTACTGCGCCCGTGGCAGGTCGCTGGACATCGTCGTCGACGTGCGGGTCGGCTCCCCGACGTACGGCCGGTGGGACGCCGTCGAGCTGGAGCCGCGGGAGTTCCGGGCGGTGTACTTCCCGGTCGGGGTGGGGCACGCCTTCGTGGCCCTGGAGGACGACACCGTCATGTCGTACATGCTGTCCGGGGAGTACGTGCAGGCCAACGAACTCGCCGTGTCGGTGCTGGACCCGGCCCTCGGGCTGCCCGTGCCGGGTGACCTGGAGCCTGTGCTGTCCGGCCGGGACCGGGCTGCACCGCCCCTGGAGCAGGCCCGGGCCGCCGGGACCCTTCCGGAGTACGCCGCGTGCCGGGCGGTCGAGTCGGAGCTGTGGCCGCCGGCCGGGTCACGCGGAGACGGGTGA
- a CDS encoding acyl-CoA dehydrogenase family protein, with translation MTKPSVHEHPGVLADNGLCEPKTPAGRRLLDLLERYLPTLEAESRDNDREATLPVHLFDRMRKEGVLGATVPEDLGGLGVHSLHDVALALARIAGRDAGVALALHMQFSRGLTLDFEWRHGAPSTRPLAEDLLRQMGAGEAVICGAVKDVRGTTVLTRATDGSYRLNGRKTLVSMAGIATHYVVSTRLEEAGAPVRLAAPVVARTTPGLTVLDNWDGMGMRSSGSVDIVFDGCPVDRDRVLPRGEPGVRDDAALAGQTVSSIAMLGIYVGIAEAARRIALTELRRRGGAPAGVRTTVAEMDARLFALHTAVASALTTADRLADDLSGDLAARGRAMMTPFQYAKLLVNRHSVGVVDDCLMLVGGAGYSNSHPLARLYRDVRAGGFMHPYNFTDGVDYLSEVALGR, from the coding sequence ATGACAAAGCCATCTGTGCACGAACACCCCGGTGTCCTGGCCGACAACGGCCTCTGCGAACCCAAGACGCCGGCCGGGCGACGGCTGCTCGACCTTCTGGAGCGGTACCTGCCGACCCTGGAGGCGGAGAGCCGGGACAACGACCGCGAGGCCACTCTGCCCGTCCACCTCTTCGACCGGATGCGCAAGGAGGGCGTGCTGGGGGCCACCGTCCCGGAGGACCTCGGAGGGCTCGGCGTCCACTCGCTGCACGACGTCGCGCTGGCCCTGGCCAGGATCGCCGGTCGGGACGCGGGCGTGGCGCTGGCTCTGCACATGCAGTTCAGCCGGGGTCTGACCCTGGACTTCGAGTGGCGGCACGGGGCACCGTCGACGCGGCCGCTCGCGGAGGACCTGCTCCGACAGATGGGTGCGGGCGAGGCGGTGATCTGCGGAGCGGTGAAGGACGTGCGCGGCACCACCGTACTGACCCGCGCCACGGACGGCTCCTACCGCCTGAACGGCCGCAAGACGCTGGTCAGCATGGCCGGGATCGCCACCCACTACGTGGTGTCGACCCGGCTGGAGGAGGCGGGCGCCCCCGTCCGGCTGGCCGCGCCGGTGGTCGCGCGCACCACCCCGGGCCTGACCGTACTGGACAACTGGGACGGAATGGGCATGCGGTCGTCGGGCAGTGTGGACATCGTCTTCGACGGCTGTCCCGTGGACCGGGACCGGGTGCTGCCGCGCGGCGAGCCGGGCGTCCGCGACGACGCGGCGCTCGCCGGGCAGACGGTCAGCTCGATCGCCATGCTGGGCATCTACGTCGGCATCGCCGAGGCCGCTCGCAGGATCGCCCTCACGGAACTGCGCAGGCGCGGCGGGGCGCCGGCCGGGGTGCGGACCACGGTGGCCGAGATGGACGCCCGGCTGTTCGCGCTGCACACGGCGGTGGCGAGCGCGTTGACCACCGCCGACCGGCTCGCCGACGACCTCAGCGGCGACCTCGCCGCCCGCGGCCGCGCCATGATGACGCCCTTCCAGTACGCCAAGCTGCTCGTCAACCGGCACTCGGTGGGCGTGGTGGACGACTGCCTGATGCTCGTGGGAGGGGCCGGATACAGCAACTCCCACCCGCTGGCGCGCCTGTACCGCGATGTCCGGGCGGGCGGGTTCATGCATCCGTACAACTTCACGGACGGCGTCGACTACCTGAGCGAAGTGGCGTTGGGCCGATGA
- a CDS encoding cyclase family protein, translated as MRIIDISSAVDASGWEPDEVRHEVLSPREGAVHMSEEMRRHFGVAFDPDELPEGEFLSLDRLTLTSHTGTHIDAPSHYGSRAHYGDGRPRNIDELPLDWFYGPGLLLDLTGCEGPTAGAGDLEKELARIGRVPEPGTIVLLRTGASERAGTEQYFTDFTGLDGPAVNLLLDHGVRVIGTDAFSLDAPFGAVIRRYRETGDRSVLWPAHVTGRHREYCQIERLGNLAALPGCDGFQVACFPVKITGAGAGWTRAVAFVDE; from the coding sequence ATGCGGATCATCGACATCTCCAGCGCGGTGGACGCGTCGGGATGGGAACCGGACGAAGTGCGGCACGAGGTGCTCAGCCCCCGGGAGGGCGCCGTCCACATGAGCGAGGAGATGCGGCGTCACTTCGGCGTCGCGTTCGACCCCGACGAACTGCCCGAAGGCGAGTTCCTGTCGCTCGACCGGCTCACGCTCACGTCCCACACCGGCACGCACATCGACGCTCCCTCCCACTACGGCTCACGGGCGCACTACGGCGACGGCAGGCCGCGGAACATCGACGAGCTGCCGCTCGACTGGTTCTACGGCCCGGGGCTGCTGCTCGACCTCACCGGCTGCGAGGGACCGACGGCCGGCGCCGGGGACCTGGAGAAGGAACTGGCCCGCATCGGCCGGGTGCCGGAGCCGGGCACCATCGTCCTGCTCCGCACCGGCGCCTCCGAGCGGGCCGGGACCGAGCAGTACTTCACCGACTTCACCGGTCTGGACGGCCCCGCCGTCAACCTGCTGCTCGACCACGGCGTGCGGGTCATCGGCACCGACGCGTTCAGCCTGGACGCGCCGTTCGGCGCCGTGATCCGCCGGTACCGGGAGACGGGGGACCGGTCGGTGCTCTGGCCGGCGCATGTCACCGGACGACACCGGGAGTACTGCCAGATCGAGCGGCTGGGGAACCTGGCCGCGCTGCCGGGGTGCGACGGCTTCCAGGTCGCCTGCTTCCCCGTGAAGATCACCGGCGCGGGGGCCGGCTGGACCCGCGCGGTCGCCTTCGTCGACGAATGA
- a CDS encoding class I SAM-dependent methyltransferase → MEPNESTCRICGGRVREFFDFGRQPLSDYFPSEEELDNEFFFRLAVGMCVTCTMVQLLEEVPRDRMFRYDYPYHSSGSERMREHFAATARRLIGTELTGRDPFCVEIGSNDGVMLRTVRDAGVRHLGVEPSGGVADVSRAEGIQVRTAFFEESTAREIAQEHGPANVIYAANTICHIPYLDSVFRGVDALLAPDGVFVFEDPYLGDIVEKNTFDQIYDEHFYLFTARSVSTTAQRFGFELVDVERLPVHGGEVRYTIARAGRRQPSPRVGELIAEESRRGLADLTTLEKFGAQVKRVCWDLVARLRELRDLGFYVVGYGATAKSATVLNYAGIGPDLLPCVYDTTPAKIGRRLPGSHIPIRSAEEFRAPYPDYALLFAWNHLDEVQAREAEFTKQGGRWILYVPEFRIS, encoded by the coding sequence ATGGAGCCGAACGAATCGACATGTCGTATCTGCGGTGGCCGAGTACGGGAGTTCTTCGACTTCGGCCGCCAGCCGCTGTCCGACTACTTCCCGTCGGAGGAGGAGCTCGACAACGAGTTCTTCTTCCGGCTCGCGGTCGGGATGTGCGTCACGTGCACCATGGTCCAGCTGCTGGAGGAGGTGCCCAGGGACCGCATGTTCCGCTACGACTACCCGTACCACTCGTCGGGTTCGGAGCGGATGCGCGAGCACTTCGCGGCGACCGCCCGCCGGCTGATCGGCACCGAGCTGACCGGGCGGGACCCGTTCTGCGTGGAGATCGGCAGCAACGACGGAGTGATGCTCCGCACGGTGCGCGACGCCGGTGTCCGGCACCTGGGCGTGGAGCCTTCCGGCGGTGTCGCCGACGTGTCCCGGGCCGAGGGCATCCAGGTGCGGACCGCGTTCTTCGAGGAGTCCACGGCCCGGGAGATCGCCCAGGAACACGGGCCCGCGAACGTCATCTACGCGGCCAACACGATCTGTCACATCCCGTACCTCGACTCCGTCTTCCGCGGTGTCGACGCCCTCCTCGCGCCGGACGGCGTCTTCGTCTTCGAGGACCCCTACCTCGGCGACATCGTCGAGAAGAACACCTTCGACCAGATCTACGACGAGCACTTCTACCTGTTCACCGCCCGCTCGGTGAGCACCACCGCCCAGCGCTTCGGATTCGAACTGGTCGACGTGGAGCGGCTCCCGGTGCACGGCGGCGAGGTCCGCTACACCATCGCCCGCGCGGGCCGGCGGCAGCCGAGCCCCCGGGTCGGCGAGCTCATCGCCGAGGAGAGCCGGCGCGGGCTCGCCGACCTGACGACGCTGGAGAAGTTCGGCGCCCAGGTCAAGCGGGTCTGCTGGGACCTGGTGGCCCGTCTGCGCGAACTGCGCGACCTCGGCTTCTACGTCGTCGGGTACGGGGCGACCGCCAAGAGCGCCACCGTGCTCAACTACGCGGGGATCGGCCCCGACCTGCTGCCGTGCGTCTACGACACCACGCCGGCCAAGATCGGCCGCCGGCTCCCCGGGTCCCACATCCCCATCCGCTCCGCCGAGGAGTTCCGGGCCCCCTACCCCGACTATGCGCTGCTCTTCGCCTGGAACCACCTGGACGAAGTCCAGGCGCGAGAGGCGGAGTTCACGAAGCAGGGGGGCCGCTGGATCCTCTACGTCCCGGAGTTCCGGATCAGCTGA
- a CDS encoding FAD-binding oxidoreductase — translation MARYPQAPSAPHAQVRPSSVVGRHDPRYPDLVSRGINARFTPDPDTVRVVATAEQAVRAVQDSVRDGTRLAVRSGGHCFESLVDDPAVTTVIDVSEMRSVYFDEELNAFSVDSGATLGTMYRSLYLGWGVTVPAGRCPEVGVGGHIAGGGGGALSRTYGLSVDHLHGVEVVVVDSGGRARLVRATREPSDPHRDLWWAHTGGGAGSFGLVTRYLFRSPGTDAGSRPADPGRLLPRPPGSVLRKTVRWDWDSVDETAFLTLVRNFGTWHERHAAPGDPGARLDNSLALPRTGGGPLTLETAVDATRPDAEKLTDRFIREVSRSVGARPEVSATTLPWLAATLVPDEFAGIKGRFKSKAAFLRTGWSERQARMVYRRLTDTSGYHNPAATVYLLSHGGEVNRPGPADTAMAHRDAVLKTYWSVFWFDEREDALHLDWVRASYAEFFGDAGGVPDPRRGYGGAFVNYADADLTDPGLNRSGVPWHRLYFRDNYAALQRVKGRWDPDDVFRHALSVRRSGDDATGIS, via the coding sequence GTGGCCCGGTACCCACAGGCTCCCTCGGCACCGCACGCACAGGTCCGGCCGTCCTCCGTCGTCGGCCGGCACGATCCCCGTTACCCCGATCTGGTCAGCCGCGGCATCAACGCCCGCTTCACCCCCGACCCCGACACCGTCCGGGTGGTGGCCACCGCGGAGCAGGCCGTGCGGGCGGTGCAGGACAGCGTGCGCGACGGTACCCGGCTGGCGGTGCGCAGCGGGGGGCACTGCTTCGAGTCGCTCGTGGACGACCCCGCCGTCACCACGGTGATCGACGTGTCCGAGATGCGGTCGGTGTACTTCGACGAGGAACTGAACGCGTTCTCCGTCGACTCGGGAGCCACCCTCGGAACCATGTACCGGAGCCTGTACCTCGGGTGGGGCGTCACCGTCCCGGCCGGACGCTGCCCCGAGGTCGGGGTCGGCGGCCACATCGCGGGCGGCGGGGGCGGAGCGCTGTCGCGCACGTACGGTCTGTCGGTCGACCATCTCCACGGAGTCGAGGTCGTGGTGGTGGACTCCGGCGGGCGGGCACGGCTGGTGCGGGCCACCCGGGAACCGTCGGACCCGCACCGTGACCTGTGGTGGGCGCACACCGGTGGGGGCGCGGGCAGCTTCGGTCTGGTCACGCGCTATCTGTTCCGCTCCCCCGGCACGGACGCGGGCTCCCGGCCCGCGGACCCGGGCCGGCTGCTGCCCAGGCCGCCGGGCTCGGTGCTGCGCAAGACGGTGCGCTGGGACTGGGACAGCGTCGACGAGACCGCCTTCCTCACGCTCGTGCGAAACTTCGGCACGTGGCACGAGCGGCACGCGGCCCCCGGCGATCCGGGAGCCCGGCTCGACAACAGTCTCGCCCTGCCCCGTACGGGCGGCGGCCCCCTGACGCTGGAGACGGCCGTCGACGCCACGCGGCCCGACGCGGAGAAGCTCACCGACCGGTTCATCCGTGAGGTGTCGAGGAGCGTCGGCGCCCGCCCTGAGGTGTCGGCGACGACGCTGCCGTGGCTCGCCGCGACACTCGTCCCGGACGAGTTCGCCGGGATCAAGGGCCGGTTCAAGTCCAAGGCGGCCTTCCTGCGCACCGGCTGGAGCGAACGGCAAGCCCGGATGGTGTACCGGCGGCTCACCGACACGTCCGGCTACCACAACCCCGCCGCGACGGTCTACCTGCTCTCGCACGGGGGTGAGGTGAACCGGCCCGGCCCGGCGGACACGGCCATGGCCCACCGGGACGCGGTGCTCAAGACCTACTGGTCGGTGTTCTGGTTCGACGAGCGGGAGGACGCCCTCCACCTGGACTGGGTTCGGGCGTCCTACGCGGAGTTCTTCGGTGACGCCGGCGGAGTGCCCGACCCCCGCCGCGGCTACGGGGGCGCCTTCGTGAACTACGCCGACGCCGACCTGACCGACCCGGGCCTCAACCGCAGTGGCGTGCCCTGGCACCGTCTCTACTTCCGGGACAACTACGCCGCGCTTCAGCGGGTCAAGGGGCGCTGGGATCCGGACGACGTCTTCCGGCACGCCCTCTCTGTCCGGCGGTCCGGGGACGACGCCACCGGGATCAGCTGA
- the drrB gene encoding daunorubicin/doxorubicin ABC transporter permease DrrB — translation MTTSPGTVESTTPVSGRLRTVLSAGERPARATAVSATLTHLWRAMMAFKHFPVQLIDIVLMPLIFLLMFTYLFGGAFADSTEEYLQFYLPGVTVQAVVMMTVYTGTSLNTDIHKGVFDRFRTLPFWQPATLAGSLLGDVLRYVVALATTVSLGLLLGFRPDGGFLGVLGAILVLIVFGFSVSWIFAALGVVASEPERVSGTSMIVLYPLLFMSNIFVMPETMPGWMQAIVDANPMSHAATASRELMHGTAGFWDVGLVLCVSAGLVAVFAPLTMRLYRNKNAH, via the coding sequence ATGACGACGTCCCCCGGCACCGTGGAATCCACGACCCCTGTGAGCGGCCGGCTGCGGACGGTGCTGTCCGCGGGTGAACGGCCGGCCCGCGCGACGGCGGTGTCCGCCACCCTGACCCATCTGTGGCGGGCGATGATGGCGTTCAAGCACTTCCCGGTGCAGCTGATCGACATCGTCCTGATGCCGCTGATCTTCCTGCTGATGTTCACGTACCTGTTCGGCGGGGCGTTCGCGGACTCCACCGAGGAGTACCTGCAGTTCTACCTCCCGGGCGTGACGGTGCAGGCGGTCGTCATGATGACGGTCTACACCGGCACCTCGCTCAACACGGACATCCACAAGGGCGTCTTCGACCGTTTCCGGACACTCCCCTTCTGGCAGCCGGCGACGCTCGCGGGCAGTCTCCTCGGTGACGTGCTCCGGTACGTCGTCGCCCTGGCGACCACGGTGTCCCTCGGGCTGCTGCTGGGCTTCCGCCCCGACGGCGGTTTCCTCGGCGTGCTCGGCGCGATCCTGGTGCTCATCGTCTTCGGGTTCAGCGTGAGCTGGATCTTCGCCGCCCTGGGCGTGGTGGCCAGCGAGCCCGAACGGGTCTCCGGGACCAGCATGATCGTGCTGTATCCGCTGCTGTTCATGAGCAACATCTTCGTCATGCCGGAGACGATGCCCGGCTGGATGCAGGCCATCGTCGACGCCAACCCGATGAGTCACGCGGCGACGGCCTCCCGCGAGCTCATGCACGGCACGGCCGGCTTCTGGGACGTGGGCCTGGTCCTGTGCGTGTCGGCAGGGCTGGTGGCCGTCTTCGCACCGCTGACCATGCGTCTGTACCGCAACAAGAACGCCCACTGA
- the drrA gene encoding daunorubicin/doxorubicin transporter ATP-binding protein DrrA, with product MNTQPTRAIETSGLVKVYNGARAVDGLDLNVPAGLVYGILGPNGAGKSTTIRMLATLLRPDGGTARVFGHDVTSEPDTVRRRISVTGQYASVDEGLTGTENLVMMGRLQGYSWARARERAAELIDGFGLGDARDRLLKTYSGGMRRRLDIAASIVVTPDLLFLDEPTTGLDPRSRNQVWDIVRALVDAGTTVLLTTQYLDEADQLADRIAVIDHGRVIAEGTTGELKSSLGSNVLRLRLHDARSRAEAERLLSAELGVTVHRDSDPTALSARIDDPRQGMRALAELSRTQLEVRSFSLGQSSLDEVFLALTGHPADDRSTEEAAEEEKVA from the coding sequence GTGAACACGCAGCCGACACGGGCCATCGAAACGTCCGGTCTCGTCAAGGTCTACAACGGGGCCAGGGCGGTGGACGGCCTGGACCTCAACGTCCCGGCCGGTCTCGTCTACGGGATCCTGGGGCCGAACGGCGCCGGAAAGTCCACCACCATCCGCATGCTGGCGACGCTGCTGCGTCCGGACGGCGGTACGGCCCGGGTCTTCGGTCACGACGTGACGAGCGAACCCGATACGGTCCGCCGCAGGATCAGTGTCACCGGCCAGTACGCCTCCGTCGACGAGGGCCTGACCGGTACGGAGAACCTCGTCATGATGGGCCGGCTCCAGGGCTACTCCTGGGCCCGGGCCAGGGAGCGCGCCGCCGAACTGATCGACGGCTTCGGACTGGGCGACGCCCGCGACCGGCTCCTGAAGACCTACTCCGGTGGCATGCGGCGGCGGCTCGACATCGCCGCGAGCATCGTCGTCACCCCCGACCTGCTGTTCCTGGACGAACCGACCACCGGTCTCGACCCGCGCAGCCGGAACCAGGTCTGGGACATCGTGCGGGCTCTGGTGGACGCCGGCACGACGGTGCTGCTGACGACGCAGTATCTCGACGAGGCGGACCAGCTGGCCGACCGCATCGCGGTCATCGACCACGGCCGGGTGATCGCGGAGGGCACCACCGGGGAGCTGAAGTCCTCGCTGGGGTCCAATGTCCTGCGGCTGCGCCTGCACGACGCCCGATCGCGTGCCGAGGCGGAACGGCTGCTGAGCGCGGAACTGGGCGTCACGGTCCACCGCGACTCCGATCCGACGGCGCTGAGCGCGCGGATCGACGACCCCCGGCAGGGCATGCGGGCCCTGGCCGAGCTGTCGCGCACGCAGTTGGAGGTACGCAGTTTCTCCCTCGGCCAGTCCAGTCTCGACGAGGTCTTCCTGGCGCTGACCGGCCACCCGGCCGATGACCGGTCCACGGAAGAAGCGGCGGAAGAGGAGAAGGTGGCATGA